AATTCCCCATATTGAAGTCTATGAAAAAAGGGCTGACCCCAAAGATAATTAAGAAGTATCTTAGGGGGCAGACCCTAGACTTAGAGTTTTAGATACTCTATCAAAGTGACCTACATTTTTACACCATATATTTTTTTGCTATTATCCTTATTCTCCGAAGGATAGTCATTTTCCTTCTTTGTTTTATATTTTTCTTCAAATTTTACAAACATCGACACATTTACGAGGACACCCATCGACAAAGATAGCACCAAGAGGGACGATCCACCGTAACTGATGAACGGAAGTGGGACCCCTGTAATCGGTATCAAGCCGGATACCCCTCCAAGATTGATGAAAGCCTGGATTCCGATCATGCAGGAAATCCCGATTGCAAGCATCGTTCCAAACGGATCCTGACATTTCACGCCTGTATAAATTCCCCTGAGCACAATATAGGAAAGGCCGAGGATGACAAAGCTTACCCCGAATACCCCTAACTCCTCAGCAATGATGGCCATGATGAAATCCGTTTGGGGCTCGGGTAAATAGCCAAGTTTTTGGACGCTTTGTCCTAATCCGAGACCTTTCACTCCCCCGGACCCGATCGCAAGGTAAGAATTCACCAAATGGTACCCTTCACCCTGTGCATATTTAAACGGGGAAAGATAGGCTTCAATCCTGCTAAGCCTTTCCTTTGTGAAAATGAAGCCCCTTGCCAGGTATATGACCGGGGAGAGGACAATTAAAAATCCTACTCCAAGCCCTGCAAGCTTGAAAAATGTTTTATAACTGATGCCCGAACAGGAAATGACGATGGCACCGATGGCAAAAATGATTGCTGCCGTACCGAAGTCAGGTTCCAGGAATACTAAAAAGCATATGAAGCCAAGGAACAGTAATGGAGGTGCAAGACCTTTATTGAAGTCATCTATGTATGCCTGTTTCTTGGAGTAAACGGAACCAAGGTAAATGATGACGGCAAGTTTCGCAAACTCCGATGGCTGGATGGGCATGAATCCTAAGTTGATCCAACTTTTAGCGTTATTCACCTCATACCCAAAAATATGTACCGCAAGTAATAAACCGATGATCACAACCATCAGGCCTTTGATGATCTTACTTACTTGAAAGGCTTTATACGGAAACCACGCTGCTATCGTAAAGGCAATAAAGCCGATGATGATATTGATCATCTGCCTTTTATAAAAGTGGTCGCTATCCCAGCCGAACCGTTCCACTGCCATGACCATACTGGCACTATAAATCATGACGAGGCCAAATAAACAAAGAAATACATACACAGCGATTAAAGAATAATCGTAGGATTTTGCTATTTTTTTAATCATGACATTTCAATCCTTTTTCTCTTATATCATTTCATCTTTCAAAACATCTTTCCTTAACAAAAAAACTCAAACAACAGATCTATGTATTGTTTGAGTTGTCATGACTATTTTACTTTTTTGTAGATGCTTCATGAAGGGCAGAAAGTTGTCTTTCCAAAGAATCAATCAGATCTTTTCCATCTTGATCATCTACAAGCCCTAAGCGGACCGCAAATTCTATTTCACGAGATAATCCGAACATTTGGGTATCCAATACTTCCTCATATAGAGGACATTGGGGCATCGTTAAATTATCCATTTGCACTTTGATAAGTTGTAATATCTTTTCTGCGTCGGCCTTTAATAGTTCATAGGCTTTTTCCCGATGATTGATTGTCATTTCTGACGCCACAGTGATCCCCCCATTCCGAACAAATAACCTTCCTGTCTTAAAATTTTATCGTTAAACCCGATAAATTGCAAGAAAAATAAGTGTTTTTCCCGGGATTCAATGACAGAATTTCGAACATTTTTCATATAATAAATGGGGGTATTTCATCACGTAAGTCGCGCTCTATTATTGGAGGGATGAACCATTATTCCAGGTTAAAAAATACTCCATGAGTGTTCATCACTGAGCATTTCGAGAAGCTTCAGCCCCGCAATGCTGTTTCCAACATCATCTAGTGCCGGTCCGAAGATCCCTATTCCGCATTTACCAGGAACCGATCCCATGATGCCGCCGGATACGCCACTTTTAGCGGGGATCCCCACCTTAATGGCAAACTCCCCGGAGGTATTATACATCCCGCATGTCACCATGAATGTTTTACATACTCTCGCTACATCCCTCGTAATCAATTCCCTGCCGCTCTCCGGATCGATCCCGTCATTGGCGAATACCGCTCCCATTTTGGCGAGATCCACACAGTTCATCTCCACGGCACATTGCTTCGTGTAAAGTACGAGTAGATCTTCGACATTCCCCGTGATCACCCCATGTTGCTTCATGAAGTAGCATAGGGATCGGTTCAGATTGGCCGTTTGGAGTTCAGAATAGGCCACATCTTCATTATATGAGACCGTTTCCCCTGTCATATGATTGATGAATTCGATTAAGCGGTGCCATTTCTCCATTCCGGTGTTTCCCTTGATCATATTCGTTACAGCCAGTGCCCCCGCATTGATCATCGGATTGAGGGGTTTTGACGGCTTGTGTGTTTCGAGCTTCGCTATGGAGTTGAATGGATCTCCTGTAGGTTCCATTCCAACCTTTGAAAAAACGTGCTCTTCCCCGTAGTCCATTAATACGAGTGCAAGGGTGATGACTTTTGAGATGCTTTGGAGAGTGAATTTCTTCAAGTGATCCCCCGCATAACAGGAGTTATTATCCAGAGTGTAAATGCTTATTGCAAGATCATGGGGATTTTGATCCTTAAGTGCGGGTATGTACTCTGCAACCCTTCCCTCGGATGCAAAGGGTCTCGCCTTTTCAACTAATCCTTCCAACCATTCCTGAGTGTTTATCATATATCCAACAGCTCCTTTTATCCTACTTATCATTTCCCTATTTTCATTCATTGAAAACGCTGAAAATGCTTTCATCAGAATGTGACAAACCCGCGCTTAACATATATACTGATACTATCAGCGAGAGGAGGAATCAGTAGTGGAAAGTATCATACCGATAAAAGGGAAAGTGAAATTCCCCATTACAATGGATGCAGGAGTTTGGATATTTGATGATCGAAAAGTGGATTTAACTACATATTTTGATGATAAAACAGAAAAAGTGGATGAGTTGGAGGAATATACAAAAGCGGTTTCCAGGCACTGGTCCAGGGAGATCCAGGAAGGTGCAACCTATCCGCCCACTTTGAAAACCGAGAAGAGATATGAGAAAGAAAAAATCCTTAATGGAACATTCGCCATTCCTTTTGCACCTTTTTTAAAAAATGCGGAGCCACTTCCTGAAGGAGCGTCCATCGTGATTGAAACCGAAAACGGGGATCACACTCTGGATATAAATGAGGCTGATCGGCTGTTGATAGGATTTTCTAAAGAAGGCAAGCCACTCAGGCAAAACGGCCCCGTTCACATTTATTTTACAGATGGTTCGAACAGGGACAAACCGATTACAGATGTCAGGGCATTTCGTGTGGAATAATCATAAAGGTTGAAAACCGGTTCAGTAACATCTGAACCGGTTTTTTCATACGTTATCATTGTGTAATTCTAAATGCTTACAATATATCCGCCGCAAGCTGTGCCAATCCTGATCTTTCACCCTTCATGAGCTTCACATGTCCGGCCAATTTCTGATCTTTGAATTTCTCCACTACATAGGTCAGTCCATTATTATATTCATCAAGATAAGGATGATCGATTTGAGCCGGATCTCCCATCAACACAATTTTACTCCGTTCTCCGACACGAGTCAGAATCGTTTTTACCTCATGCTTCGTCAGGTTCTGAGCTTCATCTATGATGATATATTGATCTGGAATGCTTCTACCTCGTATATACGTCAATGCTTCCACCTCGATGGACCCCATCCCGGCAAGGATATCATCCAGTTCCCCCGGCTTTTTTGTATTGAACAGGTATTCGAGATTATCATAAATCGGCTGCATCCAAGGTCTCAACTTTTCTTGCTTTTCACCAGGAAGATAGCCTATATCTTTGCCAACCGGAACGATTGGGCGGGCAACGAGTAATTTGTTGAATTTATTAAAGTCTTCTGTTTGCAGAAGTCCTGCTGCCAGTGCCAGAAGCGTTTTACCGGTCCCGGCTTTCCCGATCATGGTCACTAACGAAATATCATCACGTAATAATAACTCCGTCGCCATCGTTTGTTGGACATTCCTCGCTTTAATCCCCCACATATGTTCTTGATCATAGACCAGTTTCTTCACCTTGAGTCCGGTGGCATCCACCATTCCGAGGGCCGATGCAGAACTTCCCAGGGCATCTTTCATAATGAGGAATTGATGGGAATAAAATCGTTGTTTCGTTATCTCCGTAAGGGTCAGTTCCCCTTTTTCATAAAATTTATTGAGGAATTCTCTCTCGGTATATAATTCGATAAATCCGGTATAAATATCATTCACTTCAATGACCCTGTCACTCAGGAAGTCTTCTGCCTGTAATCCCAAAGCATCCGCCTTGACCCTGACAAGGGTATCTTTACTGACAAGGATAACCGATTTCCCATCCTTTTTTGCTTCTTCCTCGAGTGAGAGGTTCTTTGCTACGGCAATGATCCGATTATCGTTTGTTTTTTCAACAAATATATCTTGAAGCTGCTGAAAGGAGCGGTGATTTAGTTCAATCCGTAATGACCCGCCTGTATATAGGGGGATTTTTTCATGGAGCTTTCCTTCCTGCCGTAAATTATCTATCAGTTTCGATACATGTCTTGCGTTTCTTCCGATCTCATCCATATAACGCTTTTTGGAGTCCACTTCTTCTAAAACGACTGCAGGTATAACCACCTCATTATCCTGGAAAGAATAGATGGCTTGTGGATCTTGTAATAAGACATTGGTATCTAATACATAAATTTTATTCAAATCGATGCCTCCTGCTCCTGATTTCTTATTACTATTGTATGTAGCCAATGATGTTCCGGTTATTCCCAGCTACTCAAATAGGACGGCCCGTTTCTTAAAATATATGAATAAACGTATAAAGATAGAAGAAAATTACACAATAAGAAAAGATATTGATTCTAAATCGGGAGGTATTCACATGTTTAAGCTCATCT
The DNA window shown above is from Rossellomorea vietnamensis and carries:
- a CDS encoding peptidyl-prolyl cis-trans isomerase, producing the protein MESIIPIKGKVKFPITMDAGVWIFDDRKVDLTTYFDDKTEKVDELEEYTKAVSRHWSREIQEGATYPPTLKTEKRYEKEKILNGTFAIPFAPFLKNAEPLPEGASIVIETENGDHTLDINEADRLLIGFSKEGKPLRQNGPVHIYFTDGSNRDKPITDVRAFRVE
- a CDS encoding FtsW/RodA/SpoVE family cell cycle protein — encoded protein: MIKKIAKSYDYSLIAVYVFLCLFGLVMIYSASMVMAVERFGWDSDHFYKRQMINIIIGFIAFTIAAWFPYKAFQVSKIIKGLMVVIIGLLLAVHIFGYEVNNAKSWINLGFMPIQPSEFAKLAVIIYLGSVYSKKQAYIDDFNKGLAPPLLFLGFICFLVFLEPDFGTAAIIFAIGAIVISCSGISYKTFFKLAGLGVGFLIVLSPVIYLARGFIFTKERLSRIEAYLSPFKYAQGEGYHLVNSYLAIGSGGVKGLGLGQSVQKLGYLPEPQTDFIMAIIAEELGVFGVSFVILGLSYIVLRGIYTGVKCQDPFGTMLAIGISCMIGIQAFINLGGVSGLIPITGVPLPFISYGGSSLLVLSLSMGVLVNVSMFVKFEEKYKTKKENDYPSENKDNSKKIYGVKM
- the glsA gene encoding glutaminase A, whose amino-acid sequence is MINTQEWLEGLVEKARPFASEGRVAEYIPALKDQNPHDLAISIYTLDNNSCYAGDHLKKFTLQSISKVITLALVLMDYGEEHVFSKVGMEPTGDPFNSIAKLETHKPSKPLNPMINAGALAVTNMIKGNTGMEKWHRLIEFINHMTGETVSYNEDVAYSELQTANLNRSLCYFMKQHGVITGNVEDLLVLYTKQCAVEMNCVDLAKMGAVFANDGIDPESGRELITRDVARVCKTFMVTCGMYNTSGEFAIKVGIPAKSGVSGGIMGSVPGKCGIGIFGPALDDVGNSIAGLKLLEMLSDEHSWSIF
- a CDS encoding PhoH family protein is translated as MNKIYVLDTNVLLQDPQAIYSFQDNEVVIPAVVLEEVDSKKRYMDEIGRNARHVSKLIDNLRQEGKLHEKIPLYTGGSLRIELNHRSFQQLQDIFVEKTNDNRIIAVAKNLSLEEEAKKDGKSVILVSKDTLVRVKADALGLQAEDFLSDRVIEVNDIYTGFIELYTEREFLNKFYEKGELTLTEITKQRFYSHQFLIMKDALGSSASALGMVDATGLKVKKLVYDQEHMWGIKARNVQQTMATELLLRDDISLVTMIGKAGTGKTLLALAAGLLQTEDFNKFNKLLVARPIVPVGKDIGYLPGEKQEKLRPWMQPIYDNLEYLFNTKKPGELDDILAGMGSIEVEALTYIRGRSIPDQYIIIDEAQNLTKHEVKTILTRVGERSKIVLMGDPAQIDHPYLDEYNNGLTYVVEKFKDQKLAGHVKLMKGERSGLAQLAADIL
- a CDS encoding YlaN family protein, which codes for MASEMTINHREKAYELLKADAEKILQLIKVQMDNLTMPQCPLYEEVLDTQMFGLSREIEFAVRLGLVDDQDGKDLIDSLERQLSALHEASTKK